The Hydrogenothermus marinus DNA segment TATATTTTAGCTCCAGCTATAACAGAAACATGAGATGGCCCTATAAATGCATCTATTATTGCTTCTTTACTATCCATTATTGCTTTTATTGGAGGTGGTACTAAGACATGATTTATATGAAAATATATATTCTTTATATTTTCTTTTAATACTTTATCTATTAAAGCAGCTGTCATCGGTGTAGTTGTTTCAAAACCTATTGCAAAGTAAATTATATTTTTAGTAGGATTATCTTTTGCTAATTTCAATGCATCAAAAGGAGCGTATACAACTTTTATATTTTTTCCTTTTGCTCTTTCTTTTTGAAGAGAACTTTTAGAACCAGGAACCCTAATCATATCTCCAAGGGTAGCTAATATATTATTTTCATCTTGAGCTAAAGTTATAGCATGATCTATTCTTTCCTTAGGCATAATACAAACAGGACAGCCAGGACCATGAATAAAATCTATTTCATCTGGAAGCAGCTGTTTTAAACCATATTTCATAATAGTGTGGGTATGTCCGCCACAAACTTCCATTATATTTATAGGTCTATCTACTTCATTTTGTATAAGTTTAGCTAAAGCTTTTATCCTTTTTGAATCTCTAAAATCTTTTATATAATCAATAGGACTCATTTTTTTAATCTACCTCCTTATGCAACTTACCTTCCTCTTCATCCAATTTTTCTAATATTTCTTCATATACTTTTATACTTTCAATGGCATCTTCTTCACTTAATTTTGTCATAGCATACCCAACATGAATAAGAACATAATCACCAATATTAACAGGTTCTGGCATTAAATCTAAAGATACTTTTCTTTTTACTCCCATTGTATCAACAATTGCATAATTATCTGGTAATATTTCAATAATTTTAGATGGTATTGAAAGACACATTTTTACCTCCTTAAATAAAAATTCCACCAAAAGCTATATTCTGGTTATCTATAGGAAGTTTCCTATTTATTAATATTGGATATTTACCTTTAGCATGTTTTATGATTCTACCTGTTAAAATCGGATTACTAAAGAAATCTCCTGCTAAAGCTACATTATTAATTTTTAATTTCTTTGAAATTGTATTTATCTGTTCTATCATCCAATCAGCTAAACCCTCAAATATTGAAAAAGCAAGCATTTTATTATCAACATCTGCAATTTTGTATGAAAGAATACTTTGCAATGTTTTAATCCAGTTTAAATAAAATACATTATTTTCTTCATATAAGAAGTAATCTATCATTAATCCTCTATTATCTTTAAAATCTAAAGCTTCATTTTGTAAATATATATATGGTTCTTCAAAGTATGAAATATCATCATAAGGATGTATATCTAAAAGAATTGAAGCTATATTTAATACTGCTGTAATACTATAAGCAGTTTTTCCATTTTCATCTAAATTTATATTTGCAAATTTGTTGTATATGTCTGGATACTTTTTCTCAAAATTAGAAATTAATCTTCTTCCTTCTTCTGAAGAACTTTTAATTTCTTCTAAAGCCCATTTTACAGTTTTTCTAAAATCTTTAAAAATTTTGATTGGTTTAATCCAAATAGCAGGTTTAATAGATTTTATTTTTGTTTTTACGGCAACTAAATCTTGATTTACCTTTGAAGAAAAGTAAAAGCCGATTACTCCTTCTTCAGTTTTATTATATTCTCCAAGAATAGATAAAATAGCTCCTTCATAAGCTTTATAATCTTTTTTTTCTTTATATGGAACTTTAATATCTTCATATTCTCCATTTAGTATATTTACACTATTTAATTTATCTACAAAACTTGGAAGCTGGAAAAGTATTTTTTCTTTTTTATCTATGAAATATTCTCCATTTCCTAAATCTAATACTGCATAATCATTTGCTATAGCAAGATTTCCTGTTTGTTTTGACTTTATTATATTAGGTAATATACCCTTTTCTCCTTCTTTAATTATTATCTTTCCTTGAGCAACAAAAACTTCTGTATCTTTTTGTTTGTTTATAATTGGTAAATCAGCATTTAGTTCAAATTCTGTAATTTCTTCTTCTAATTCATTTTTTAATTCTTCTATAAATACGTAATTTATACCTCTTTCTTTTAAATGTTGTGCTAAAAGAATTAAGAGAGGTTCATCAGGAAGTTTAACTTTTATAAAATCAAGATTATTAGAAACAAGTTCTTTTTCTTTAAATTCTTTTGCTGTTAAGTAAACAATGGGTTTTTCTTGGGAAGCTAAAGCTTTGATTTCTGTATCAGATATAAAAGCAATTTCATTTAGTATTGAAGGATTCGTAATTAAAATAGTAATTGGTTTTCTACCAATGTTTAAAAAAGTTCTTACTTTTGATATATTCTTTTTGTTTATTAATCCTATTATTTTTAATCCTTGTCCTGTATAGACTTTAATTAAATTTCCTTTTTCTATTATTCCAGTAGCTGTATTTATAGCTCCTACAGTCTTTTCATTATCAAATCCATATCTTTCATGTTCTCCTTTTTTTAGATAAATAGGTGTTAAACATTTATGACAAGAAATAAGTTCGTAATTGAATCTTAAACTTTCTTTATTTTCTAATTCTCTTTTACAATCTTCACACGGAACAAAAAATTTGAATACGGTTTTTTCTCTTTTAAATGGATACTCATAAAGATATGAATAATGATTTCCGCAATAATTGCAGGATATAAATGGATAATAAAATCTTCTATTCTCAGGATTAAAAAGTTCTTCTAAACAAGATGGACATGTTGATAAATTTTGAGGTATAAGATTTGGCTCTTTTAATAATTTAAATCCTTCCTTTATTTCTATATCTAACTTCTCAATAGAAACTGTATTTGCAGTTCCCATAAATATTGAATATGGAAGTTTTTCCCCAAGTTCTTTTACAAATTTTTCTACTTTTTCGAAACTATCTTTTATGTAAATTTTTACTTTATCATTTTCTCTTTTTAGATATCCAGTAATTTTATTTTTATCAGCTATATATTTAATTAAATAAAAAAGGTTCTCATTTCCTTTATAATACTCAAATTCTATTTTTATTTTAACTGTGTCTATAGTCTTCATTTGTTATCCTCTTATTTATTAGTTCTCCATTATAAGAACCAAAGTTCTTTATGACTACCTCTTTTAAAGTTTTATTGTTTACTTTTTTATAAGTAATTCCTAATTTTTCTAATTCCTTTAGTACTTGAGCAACAGCTGTTTTAAAAGGAATATCTTCAAGTGTTTCTGTAAGACCTATTTCAGAAGAACATATATTTTCAGGAATTATTCCAATAATAATAACCTCTGCTCTATTACCTTTTAAAGCAGTAAGTTCAAGCATTTGAACAACTTCTACTTCGTGGGCCGTTTGATGATAAGAACCAATACCTACAAGCTCTTCATCTGTAAGTCTAAATACACTTCCTGGTTTATCCTTTATTGATATAGTATCAATAAGAATAAGATGTTCATAATCTTCTAAATATTCCATTAATCTAAAACCAAGAGTACCTGCATCTATAAGGTCTATATTAGGGTTAAACTGATAATTTTCTTCTAAGTACTTAACAACAAATACACCTATACCTTCATCTTTGAAAAGTATATTCCCAATACCAACTATTCCTATTTTCTTCATTTTAATCCTCAAAAAAGATAGGAGGTGGCCTCCTATCTTTTATACTAATTTAAACCTCTTCCTTTTTAAGTTTTCTAAATTTATATCCACCAAATACTATTGCTATATCTCCTTCTTTCCAGAAAATAGTTCTCCAGACTTGATAGTATATGTGAAAAGCTACCCAAGAAAGAATTATCCACATAGTAAAGTGATGCCACCATCTTACTCCACCTTGCCCTCCAAGTAGCCAACCTACCCAATCTGTAGCTAAATGTAGTAATGCAGGCCACCAACTACCAATTGCAGAAAGTCCGCTTTCAAGTCCTTGAACATATAAATAAAATCCTGTAAATAACATCCATAAAAGTAAAAGATGTAGAATAGTAAAATATACAGCATTAAAGCTGTCTAAATGAGAACTATCAAAATTTTTTCTTCTATTTAATGTTATAAGATTAAGAAAAACTTCCCAAAATTCTTTTAAATTTTGTTTAGTAGGAATTACTTTTTTATAAACTTTTTCAAATCTGCTTCTAAAATAAAGATAAAAGATAACAATAGAAACAACATCAAGAAGTAAAGCAGCAAAAAAATGTATCAACCTATTATAAGCCATTACATACTTAAGAGCAGCTGGTGTAGATATGAGAGTTTGATAATAAGGATGTGCTATATAAAGTCCAGTAATTACAGCTGCTATTATACAAAATACATTTGTCCAATGTATGATTCTCATAGTTGCTGTCATTCTTTTAACTCTTTCTAGCTTTTCATACATTGCAAAAACCTCCTACAGGGTCTACTTTATAAACCCCAAGCTCTTTTCCTTTTGTATCAATTATATGAACTGCACATGCTATACATGGGTCAAAAGAGTGAACGGTTCTAAGTATTTCAACAGGTTGATTTTTATCTGCAACAACTGTATTACTAACTATTGCAGATTCATATGCACCCATTCTTCCTTTATAATCTCTGGGACCTGCATTCCATGTTGAAGGAACAACCGCTTGATAGTTAGCTACTTTTCCATCAACAATTCTTACCCAATGTCCTAAGGCTCCTCTTGGCGCTTCTTCTAATCCATAACCTTTTAACTCTTTTCCTTTTGTAAGTTCTTCATAATCAAATTCTGTCCATGTTGATAAATCTCCCTGTGCACAGTTTGAAGCCAGCTCATCAGACCATTCCATCATCATATCTGCCATAAGTTGAGTTTCTATAGCTCTTGCAGCAGTCCTTCCAACAGTTGAGAATAATGCTTTTGCAGGTAGTCCTGCAGCTTTTAATGCTTTATTTACATAACTTTTAATTCTTTCATCTCCTGAAGCATATCCAACAATCATTCTTGCAAGAGGTCCTACTTCTACTCTTGTATCATCGTATATAGGAGCTTTTATCCAAGAATATTTTTCTTCAACTTTTAATAAACCATCTTTATCAAATCCTGTATAATCTGGATTTGTTTGACCTTCAAATGGATGTAAAGGTTTGTCTGTTCCTTCATATTTATACCAAGAATGAGTAACATCTTCAGCTACTTTCTCTTGATCAAAAGGTATTACTCTTGATAAATCTTTATTTAATACGACTCCTGATGGGAATAAAGTTTTTCCTTTATACATAGGATTATCATCAAGTCTGAAACCACCATAAGCAAGATAATTTCCAAGACCACTACCAACACCGTTTAATGCATCATCTTTATATGCATCGGCAGCCATTAAAATATCAGGAAGATATGCTCTATTAACAAAATCTCTTGATTTTTCAAGAAGTTCTTTGAATAGAGCATGTCTTGAAGGATCTTTTAAATCTTTAACACAAGTTACCCCACCAACAACTAATGATTGAGGATGAGGATTTTTACCTCCCCAAACAGCCATCATTTGTGCCATCCATCTTTGAACTTCTAATGCATCAAGATAATGAGTTAATGCAACAAGATTTTGCTCAGGAGTAAATTTATAAGATTTATTTCCCCAATAAGCATTAGCAAAAGGTCCAAGTCTTCCACCTTTAGCAAATCTTTTTAATCTTTCTTGAACAGCTTTATATTTATTTGGAGAATTTTCCCAAGGATTTTCTGAATATCTCTCTGCAACTTTAGCAGCTTTATAAGGATCAGCTTTTAATGCTGATATTACATCTACCCAATCTAATGCGTGAAGATGATAAAAATGAACTAAATGATCATGTACATAAAGGGATCCTTGAATTAAATTTCTAACAAGTCTTGCGTTTTTAGGTATTGTAATTCCTAGGGCATGTTCTACTGCTTCAATACTTCTTTGGTAATGTGTTCCTGTACAAACTCCACATATTCTCATTGCCATAAGACCACAATCTCTTGCATCTCTTCCTTTTAAAATAATTTCTATACCTCTCCACATTGTAGCTGAGCTATATGCATCTACAATTCTATTATTTTCATCTATTATTACCTCAATTCTCAAATGTCCTTCAATTCTTGTAATAGGGTCTATAACTATTCTTTCTTTAGTTTTTGACATGATTTATTTACCTCCTTATTTTGTTTCTTCTTTTTTACCTGCTACTGCACTAGCAACTGCATGTATACCTATACCTATAGCAGTAGCAGTTAAAATTCCAAGACCAACTTTATCAACAGTAGCTTCTACACCCCAAAGTCCAGGAGGATGTATATCACTATTTGCAAGAGGTCTTTCTGTTGCATATTTATCCCAAAAATCCGGTTCCGCACAACCAATACATCCTCTTCCTACACCAATAGGCCAATTTGTACCATCGTTATATCTAATTATTGAACAGTTATTGAATGTAAATGGACCTTTACATCCCATTTTATATAAACAGAAATTATTTTTAGCACCTTCATCTCCCCATTCTTCAACATATTCTCCAGCATCAAAGTGGGCTCTTCTCTCACAGTTATCATGAATTCTATAACCAAAAGCAAATTTTGGCCTTAAAAGTGAATCAAGTTCAGGTAATTCTCCTGTTAAAATATAGTGCATTATCACGCCTACTGAGTTTGCAGGATTATGAGGACATGCAGGAATGTTAACAATTGGTTTTCCTTTTACAACATCCATAACTCCAACTGCACCAGTTGGATTTGGATATGCAGCAGGAATACCTCCAAAAGTAGCACAGGAACCGACTGCTATAACTGCAGCTGCATCTTTTGCAAGTCTTTGGACTCTTTCAACCCCTGTTTCAGGATGCCTTCCTATAGTAAATGCTTCTGGCATACCAACAGGTATAGAACCTTCAACAAACAATAAATATTTACCTTTAAAATCCCTAACTGCATCTTCTAAGCATTTTTCAGCTTGATCTCCTGCTGCAGCCATTAATGTTTCATGATATTCAACAGATAAATAATCAAGAATAAGCTCATCTACTGTAGGTGCAGATGATCTTAATAAAGCTTCAGAGTTACCATCACAATCTTGAATATTAATCCATATAATAGGTATTCTATTCATAACTTCTGCTGCTTCTGCAACAAGAGGTTCAAAAGTAGGAGGTAACATTAAAAGAGCAGTAGTTGCTGACACCCATTTTAAAAAATCTCTTCTTGATAATTCCCACATATCAAGAGCTTTTTCAAATTTGATATCATGTTCCCTTACAGGTTTCATAGCTTTAAGTTCATCAAGCCTTTTTCTCATTTTTTCATAAAGGGACTTATAGTATTTTTCTCCTTTGTTTGTATCAACATAATTGGTAGGCTTGGTGAAGATGTTTTTCATATGTTCTCTACTAAAGAACTGCATGACACTCCTCCTAATGAATATTCATTCGTAAATATAATATTGAATGAATAATTTTTCATTGTCAAGATTATAAAAAAAATAGAATATTTGAATATCATTATTTAATGAGTAGTGCAAACAGAACAAACATCAAAGCTTCTTAAAACCATTTCTGCAATTAAAGAATTATCTAATCCTATAATTGCTTTTTCTGCAGGAGATAAATACTTCTCACAACGAGGTCCTAAATTCCAAGTTGAAGGTGTTATTATGTCATATTTTTTTATTTTGCCTTCTTTTACTTCTAATTTATGGATTAAGGAACCTCTAGCAGCTTCACATAAACCATAAGCTATTCCTTCCAATTCTTTTATATTTTTTTTAGGTTTTATATAAGAAGGTTCTTTTATATCTATTTCTTGAAGCCATTTTTTCATAGCAAGTAAAAGCTTAATTATTTCATCAATTCTTGCCCATATTCTTGGTATATATGTATCTTTTAAATCTGCTAATAAATTTAGAAATAATTTATCTTTATTGTTTATTCTCCTTGCAAGAGGACCTGTTTCATAGGGAAACCCTTCATATCTAACTGCTTTAGCCCACGAATATTTTTTTCCATTAAAATCTATCCCTTTTTTTGTTAAAAAGGAATATGTATCTATTTCTTCTAGTTTTTTTATATTAAAGTTGTATTTTTTTCTTTTTGTTGCTCCTTGAGAAAAAATAGGATATATATTAGATACTGTTAAAAATCTATTATAAGCTTTTCCTATTTTATGAAGATTATGTTTAAAGCATAACTTTAGAAATTTACTTAAATCTTTATCTGATTTTTCAATGAATTCTTTATAATCTTCTATTGATAAATAATTTTCATATTTCATTCCGATAATATTTTCTTCATAATATTTAATCATACTATCTACTATTGAAATAGATTCTGTTATATCAAAAGTTGTTGGATCACAAACTACACCTCCAGGAATAGAATATGAAGTATGAGGCCATTGCCCTCCAAATATTGCTATAACTTTGACTATTTTAGAACTAAAATCTATTGCCTTTTGCCATTGTTTTCCTTTAATGGGTATGTATTCAGATAAATCTTCTGTATAAGTTTCTAACTTTAAAAGATCAGGAAAAACAAATAAATAAAACCACCTTAAATGATTTTGTACTATTTCTGCTGAAAGAGTAATTAATCTAATTAAATTAGCTTTTTTAGAAATTTCAATATTATATCCTGCATTTTTATATAAATTTTCTAAAGCGTTAACTGTAGCCATCAAATGAGCATGTCCACAAATACCACATACTCTTGGAGTTATTATAAGAGAATCTAAAATCGGTTTTCCTTCAAGTATAAATTCAAATCCTCTAAAATTAGGAGCTATGATAAAAGCATCTTTTATGATTCCTTTTTCCCATATTAATTTTAATTCTATTTCGCCTTCTACTCTGCTTAATATTGTCTTTTGAATTTTTACCATTTTAATCAGTTTCTTCTAATTTCTTTTTTACTCTTTCGTTTCTCAAACTTTTTGCAACCCCTGAAATTGTTATGTAAGCCCTTTTACTTACACCTAAGGGAACTTCTTCTGGGATACCTATATTCTTTTTTGTTTCAAAATAATTTTCCCTTAAAGGGAAGTTAAACTCTGTACATCCTAAACAAGGCATACCTGCTCGTGTTTTAGAAGAAGTTCTATTCCATAGTATTTTATTGCAAGGTGCATGTGTTAAAGGTCCTTTACAGCCTAAGTTATAAAATAAACATCCTTCTTTATGTCCAAATTCTTCTGATTCTTCCTTCCATTCGAAATATTCATTTCTTATACAACCATCATGGGGTAAATACATATATATCTCTTTTGGTCTATTAAAAGCATCTAAAATAAGAGGTTTTTCATAGTATAAAGCTAAAATTGTTTGCATAAACCATGCAGGATGGATAGGGCAACCGCTAATATTAATTACTGGGTATCCTGATTTTGTTTTAAAATTTGGAGGTAAAAGACCCTTTTTTTCTGTGAATATATATTGAAGACCAACTACATTAGTATTTTCTTTATATAAAGCTGGAATATTTCCAAAACTGGCGCAATTCCCTACTGCAATTATAAATTCAGCTTTATCTTTTAGTTGATCTATTATTTCTGCTATAGAAAAATCTCCTACTCTACAGAAACTTTTATTTTTTGTAATAGAACCTTCAACAACTAAAAAGGTTAATGAAATTTTATTTTGAGTTATATCTTTTATTATCTTAATTAAATCTTCATCAGAAGAGATTGCTGGATGAAATAAAAGTTTTATTTTTGAAAAAATATCATAAAAAGAAGGATTTTCTGCATTTAATAAAGAATGTGTATTTCCATTACATGTTAATCCTTGAATCCAGAGTAAAGTTTTCATGATTTTTTATTAAGCTTTTAACGCTCTCCATATATTTTCAGCAAGTTCTTCTGAATATTTTAATGGATTATCCATTAAGATATTTTCACCTTTTAAGAAAACCAACCCACCAAGAGGTCCCATTATTGTTACAAATGCAGTAAATAAATCTTGATTCCTTAAATCTCCTTTTTTAACTCCTTCTTCTAAAAATAACATTATTTCTGTTACTACTTCTTGGACACATAAAAATCCTTCACAGCCTTTTGAAAAAACTTCTCTATTAGACAAGAAAACTCTCAAAAAGTAATCTATTAATTCTGGGTTTTCTTCAGCAATTTCTATAAATCTTTTGACTAAAAGAAAAATTTTCTCTTTAGTTGGTAAATCCATTTCATTAATATTTCTTATTTCTTCTCCTAATAATTTAGAAGAATATTGCATTATATATTTTGCAAGTTCTTCTTTACTTTTAAAATAGTTATATAAATTTCCTACAC contains these protein-coding regions:
- the hypD gene encoding hydrogenase formation protein HypD; amino-acid sequence: MSPIDYIKDFRDSKRIKALAKLIQNEVDRPINIMEVCGGHTHTIMKYGLKQLLPDEIDFIHGPGCPVCIMPKERIDHAITLAQDENNILATLGDMIRVPGSKSSLQKERAKGKNIKVVYAPFDALKLAKDNPTKNIIYFAIGFETTTPMTAALIDKVLKENIKNIYFHINHVLVPPPIKAIMDSKEAIIDAFIGPSHVSVIAGAKIYQEIVDLYKTPVVVAGFEPLDILESILWIIRQFKENRREVEIQYSRAVTWEGNIKAQQLINKYMQPRENFRWRGIGDIPYSALKLKDDYAEIDAEKVFLDILPNEAIDDHKLCICGDILKGTAKPYDCKVFGTACTPQNPLGSCMVSSEGACAAYYKYGKVKLVKEV
- a CDS encoding HypC/HybG/HupF family hydrogenase formation chaperone, with product MCLSIPSKIIEILPDNYAIVDTMGVKRKVSLDLMPEPVNIGDYVLIHVGYAMTKLSEEDAIESIKVYEEILEKLDEEEGKLHKEVD
- a CDS encoding Kae1-like domain-containing protein is translated as MKTIDTVKIKIEFEYYKGNENLFYLIKYIADKNKITGYLKRENDKVKIYIKDSFEKVEKFVKELGEKLPYSIFMGTANTVSIEKLDIEIKEGFKLLKEPNLIPQNLSTCPSCLEELFNPENRRFYYPFISCNYCGNHYSYLYEYPFKREKTVFKFFVPCEDCKRELENKESLRFNYELISCHKCLTPIYLKKGEHERYGFDNEKTVGAINTATGIIEKGNLIKVYTGQGLKIIGLINKKNISKVRTFLNIGRKPITILITNPSILNEIAFISDTEIKALASQEKPIVYLTAKEFKEKELVSNNLDFIKVKLPDEPLLILLAQHLKERGINYVFIEELKNELEEEITEFELNADLPIINKQKDTEVFVAQGKIIIKEGEKGILPNIIKSKQTGNLAIANDYAVLDLGNGEYFIDKKEKILFQLPSFVDKLNSVNILNGEYEDIKVPYKEKKDYKAYEGAILSILGEYNKTEEGVIGFYFSSKVNQDLVAVKTKIKSIKPAIWIKPIKIFKDFRKTVKWALEEIKSSSEEGRRLISNFEKKYPDIYNKFANINLDENGKTAYSITAVLNIASILLDIHPYDDISYFEEPYIYLQNEALDFKDNRGLMIDYFLYEENNVFYLNWIKTLQSILSYKIADVDNKMLAFSIFEGLADWMIEQINTISKKLKINNVALAGDFFSNPILTGRIIKHAKGKYPILINRKLPIDNQNIAFGGIFI
- a CDS encoding HyaD/HybD family hydrogenase maturation endopeptidase, which gives rise to MKKIGIVGIGNILFKDEGIGVFVVKYLEENYQFNPNIDLIDAGTLGFRLMEYLEDYEHLILIDTISIKDKPGSVFRLTDEELVGIGSYHQTAHEVEVVQMLELTALKGNRAEVIIIGIIPENICSSEIGLTETLEDIPFKTAVAQVLKELEKLGITYKKVNNKTLKEVVIKNFGSYNGELINKRITNEDYRHS
- a CDS encoding cytochrome b/b6 domain-containing protein: MYEKLERVKRMTATMRIIHWTNVFCIIAAVITGLYIAHPYYQTLISTPAALKYVMAYNRLIHFFAALLLDVVSIVIFYLYFRSRFEKVYKKVIPTKQNLKEFWEVFLNLITLNRRKNFDSSHLDSFNAVYFTILHLLLLWMLFTGFYLYVQGLESGLSAIGSWWPALLHLATDWVGWLLGGQGGVRWWHHFTMWIILSWVAFHIYYQVWRTIFWKEGDIAIVFGGYKFRKLKKEEV
- a CDS encoding nickel-dependent hydrogenase large subunit, producing the protein MSKTKERIVIDPITRIEGHLRIEVIIDENNRIVDAYSSATMWRGIEIILKGRDARDCGLMAMRICGVCTGTHYQRSIEAVEHALGITIPKNARLVRNLIQGSLYVHDHLVHFYHLHALDWVDVISALKADPYKAAKVAERYSENPWENSPNKYKAVQERLKRFAKGGRLGPFANAYWGNKSYKFTPEQNLVALTHYLDALEVQRWMAQMMAVWGGKNPHPQSLVVGGVTCVKDLKDPSRHALFKELLEKSRDFVNRAYLPDILMAADAYKDDALNGVGSGLGNYLAYGGFRLDDNPMYKGKTLFPSGVVLNKDLSRVIPFDQEKVAEDVTHSWYKYEGTDKPLHPFEGQTNPDYTGFDKDGLLKVEEKYSWIKAPIYDDTRVEVGPLARMIVGYASGDERIKSYVNKALKAAGLPAKALFSTVGRTAARAIETQLMADMMMEWSDELASNCAQGDLSTWTEFDYEELTKGKELKGYGLEEAPRGALGHWVRIVDGKVANYQAVVPSTWNAGPRDYKGRMGAYESAIVSNTVVADKNQPVEILRTVHSFDPCIACAVHIIDTKGKELGVYKVDPVGGFCNV
- a CDS encoding hydrogenase small subunit encodes the protein MQFFSREHMKNIFTKPTNYVDTNKGEKYYKSLYEKMRKRLDELKAMKPVREHDIKFEKALDMWELSRRDFLKWVSATTALLMLPPTFEPLVAEAAEVMNRIPIIWINIQDCDGNSEALLRSSAPTVDELILDYLSVEYHETLMAAAGDQAEKCLEDAVRDFKGKYLLFVEGSIPVGMPEAFTIGRHPETGVERVQRLAKDAAAVIAVGSCATFGGIPAAYPNPTGAVGVMDVVKGKPIVNIPACPHNPANSVGVIMHYILTGELPELDSLLRPKFAFGYRIHDNCERRAHFDAGEYVEEWGDEGAKNNFCLYKMGCKGPFTFNNCSIIRYNDGTNWPIGVGRGCIGCAEPDFWDKYATERPLANSDIHPPGLWGVEATVDKVGLGILTATAIGIGIHAVASAVAGKKEETK
- a CDS encoding nickel-dependent hydrogenase large subunit, whose amino-acid sequence is MVKIQKTILSRVEGEIELKLIWEKGIIKDAFIIAPNFRGFEFILEGKPILDSLIITPRVCGICGHAHLMATVNALENLYKNAGYNIEISKKANLIRLITLSAEIVQNHLRWFYLFVFPDLLKLETYTEDLSEYIPIKGKQWQKAIDFSSKIVKVIAIFGGQWPHTSYSIPGGVVCDPTTFDITESISIVDSMIKYYEENIIGMKYENYLSIEDYKEFIEKSDKDLSKFLKLCFKHNLHKIGKAYNRFLTVSNIYPIFSQGATKRKKYNFNIKKLEEIDTYSFLTKKGIDFNGKKYSWAKAVRYEGFPYETGPLARRINNKDKLFLNLLADLKDTYIPRIWARIDEIIKLLLAMKKWLQEIDIKEPSYIKPKKNIKELEGIAYGLCEAARGSLIHKLEVKEGKIKKYDIITPSTWNLGPRCEKYLSPAEKAIIGLDNSLIAEMVLRSFDVCSVCTTH
- a CDS encoding NADH-quinone oxidoreductase subunit B family protein; its protein translation is MKTLLWIQGLTCNGNTHSLLNAENPSFYDIFSKIKLLFHPAISSDEDLIKIIKDITQNKISLTFLVVEGSITKNKSFCRVGDFSIAEIIDQLKDKAEFIIAVGNCASFGNIPALYKENTNVVGLQYIFTEKKGLLPPNFKTKSGYPVINISGCPIHPAWFMQTILALYYEKPLILDAFNRPKEIYMYLPHDGCIRNEYFEWKEESEEFGHKEGCLFYNLGCKGPLTHAPCNKILWNRTSSKTRAGMPCLGCTEFNFPLRENYFETKKNIGIPEEVPLGVSKRAYITISGVAKSLRNERVKKKLEETD
- a CDS encoding TetR/AcrR family transcriptional regulator, with product MKVSKISKEQKKEEIVKTACKLFAKNGYYNTTIPDIAEALGMSVGNLYNYFKSKEELAKYIMQYSSKLLGEEIRNINEMDLPTKEKIFLLVKRFIEIAEENPELIDYFLRVFLSNREVFSKGCEGFLCVQEVVTEIMLFLEEGVKKGDLRNQDLFTAFVTIMGPLGGLVFLKGENILMDNPLKYSEELAENIWRALKA